One segment of Phaeacidiphilus oryzae TH49 DNA contains the following:
- a CDS encoding SsgA family sporulation/cell division regulator gives MPTPIDRPVRAALIAATGSWTETDVVLRYRPADPFAFRMLFPPDVGLNERATEWILSRELLAAGLNAPAGLGDVHIWPCGQHSTVVELSAAEGTARLAFVTEELRAFLRASYVAVPWGGESFHLDLDRALDLLWRQAAPPPDRGSFGVSDGLYDA, from the coding sequence ATGCCCACCCCCATCGACCGCCCGGTCCGGGCCGCCCTGATCGCCGCCACCGGCAGCTGGACGGAGACCGACGTGGTCCTCCGCTACCGCCCGGCCGACCCCTTCGCCTTCCGCATGCTCTTCCCCCCCGATGTCGGCCTGAACGAGCGGGCGACCGAGTGGATCCTCTCCCGCGAGCTGCTCGCCGCCGGGCTGAACGCCCCCGCCGGACTCGGCGACGTCCACATCTGGCCGTGCGGCCAGCACAGCACCGTGGTCGAGCTGAGCGCCGCGGAGGGCACCGCCCGGCTCGCCTTCGTCACCGAGGAGCTGCGTGCCTTCCTCCGGGCCAGCTACGTCGCCGTCCCCTGGGGCGGCGAGTCCTTCCATCTCGACCTCGACCGGGCCCTGGACCTCCTGTGGCGGCAGGCGGCGCCTCCTCCAGACAGGGGGAGTTTCGGAGTGTCGGACGGGCTCTACGACGCCTGA
- a CDS encoding PP2C family protein-serine/threonine phosphatase, with the protein MPRRRDPEEVSEPILTRLRSEAWVLPVAVLVGVVLVGELSGPQLRVANWLLLAPLLAAGVCTPPVTAALGVLVLATNRLVNAFVPTAHLRMEDFALAVVAVLLSITVSLLRASAHDYLERLQGAAETTRQVVLRRVPPGWGGIDSAARYLAADAEARVGGDFYEVLATPFGARVLLGDVQGKGLPAVTTAGAMVGAFREAGYHERDLAVVADRMEVRLGRDNRLRAELGETSERFATAVILAFPEEDQDHVQVVNFGHEGPLAIGPQGVRRLPQAQGPPLGMAELAGGMPPVDRVPLGPDETVLLYTDGTSEARDRRGRFFPVRDWLEARTGEYPDGVAPAELLTRLVEALLAHTGGRLGDDTALLAVRRLPAGSRPPCSASLPGAGSGLGSLAQRRADAAERSAGARDAGGAGGAHDPEDPPFPGA; encoded by the coding sequence ATGCCACGCCGGCGAGATCCGGAGGAGGTCAGCGAGCCGATCCTCACCCGCCTCCGCAGCGAGGCGTGGGTGCTGCCGGTCGCCGTCCTGGTCGGGGTGGTGCTGGTCGGCGAGCTGAGCGGGCCGCAACTCAGGGTCGCCAACTGGCTGCTGCTGGCGCCGCTGCTGGCCGCCGGGGTGTGCACGCCGCCCGTGACCGCCGCCCTGGGAGTGCTGGTGCTGGCCACCAACCGGCTGGTGAACGCCTTCGTCCCGACCGCACACCTGCGGATGGAGGACTTCGCCCTGGCCGTCGTGGCGGTGCTGCTCTCGATCACCGTCTCGCTGCTCCGGGCCAGCGCCCACGACTATCTGGAGCGCCTGCAGGGCGCGGCGGAGACCACCCGGCAGGTGGTGCTGCGCAGGGTCCCGCCCGGCTGGGGCGGGATCGACTCGGCCGCCCGCTACCTGGCCGCAGACGCCGAGGCCCGGGTGGGCGGCGACTTCTACGAGGTGCTGGCCACCCCGTTCGGCGCCCGGGTGCTGCTCGGCGACGTCCAGGGCAAGGGCCTGCCCGCGGTGACCACCGCCGGCGCCATGGTCGGCGCCTTCCGCGAGGCCGGTTACCACGAGCGGGACCTGGCGGTCGTCGCCGACCGGATGGAGGTCCGCCTCGGGCGGGACAACCGGCTGCGCGCCGAACTCGGCGAGACCTCGGAGCGCTTCGCCACCGCCGTGATCCTCGCCTTCCCGGAGGAGGACCAGGACCACGTCCAGGTGGTGAACTTCGGCCACGAGGGCCCGCTGGCGATCGGCCCGCAGGGGGTGCGGCGGCTGCCGCAGGCGCAGGGGCCGCCGCTCGGCATGGCCGAACTGGCCGGCGGGATGCCGCCGGTCGACCGGGTCCCGCTCGGTCCCGACGAGACCGTCCTCCTCTACACGGACGGCACCAGCGAGGCCCGCGACCGCCGCGGCCGGTTCTTCCCGGTGCGCGACTGGCTGGAGGCCCGGACGGGGGAGTATCCCGACGGCGTCGCCCCCGCCGAACTGCTGACCCGGCTGGTCGAGGCGCTCCTCGCCCACACCGGCGGCCGCCTCGGCGACGACACCGCGCTGCTCGCCGTCCGCCGGCTGCCGGCCGGCTCGCGGCCGCCGTGCTCGGCGTCGCTACCGGGGGCGGGGAGCGGCCTGGGCTCCCTGGCGCAACGCCGGGCCGACGCCGCCGAACGTTCCGCCGGCGCCCGCGACGCAGGCGGCGCCGGGGGCGCCCACGACCCCGAGGATCCCCCGTTCCCTGGCGCCTGA
- a CDS encoding NADPH-dependent FMN reductase, with translation MSETDSPLRVAMIIGSTREGRFAPVVAGWFRRLAEQRTGIELDVLDLVDGVRGDEVTPRLAAAEAYVVVTPEYNHSFPAPLKEAVDAHYTQWQAKPVGFVSYGGIGGGLRAVEQLRLVFAELHAMTVRDSVSFHGAWSCFDEDGAPHDPTVVEGAAKGMLDQLEWWGRALRTAREAVPYGQG, from the coding sequence ATGTCCGAGACCGACTCGCCGCTGCGGGTGGCGATGATCATCGGCAGCACCCGGGAGGGGCGCTTCGCGCCGGTGGTGGCCGGCTGGTTCCGGCGGCTCGCCGAGCAGCGGACCGGGATCGAGCTGGACGTCCTCGACCTGGTGGACGGAGTGCGGGGGGACGAGGTGACACCGCGGCTGGCGGCCGCGGAGGCCTATGTGGTGGTGACGCCGGAGTACAACCACAGCTTCCCCGCCCCGCTCAAGGAGGCCGTGGACGCCCACTACACCCAGTGGCAGGCGAAGCCGGTCGGCTTCGTCTCCTATGGCGGGATCGGCGGCGGGCTGCGCGCCGTCGAGCAGCTGCGGCTGGTCTTCGCGGAACTGCACGCGATGACGGTCCGGGACAGTGTCAGCTTCCACGGCGCCTGGTCCTGCTTCGACGAGGACGGCGCGCCGCACGACCCCACCGTCGTCGAGGGGGCGGCCAAGGGGATGCTGGACCAACTGGAGTGGTGGGGCCGCGCGCTGCGCACCGCCCGCGAGGCGGTGCCGTACGGGCAGGGGTGA
- a CDS encoding TetR/AcrR family transcriptional regulator: MPPTHTPRPEKARAIGQAATRVFGRDGYTRASIDAIAKEAGVSTRTIYNHFPEGKAQLFAEVIRFTSAQVARTHIDLIDRHLGRRSVDLESDLAGLALDLAASATQEEVAPHFALVRQIIAEAEHLPPDVLAEWRRIGPGSVGRALADRLADLSSRGLLDVPDPALAARHFLQLTSAELTQRSFYGVFPVSDAEAETVVAAGVHAFLRVYAPAKTRVETA, encoded by the coding sequence ATGCCTCCCACCCACACCCCCCGGCCGGAGAAGGCCCGGGCCATCGGCCAGGCCGCCACCCGTGTCTTCGGCCGCGACGGCTACACCCGCGCCTCGATCGACGCCATCGCCAAGGAGGCGGGCGTCTCCACCCGCACCATCTACAACCACTTCCCGGAGGGGAAGGCCCAGCTCTTCGCCGAGGTCATCCGCTTCACCTCGGCCCAGGTCGCGCGGACGCACATCGATCTGATCGACCGTCACCTCGGCCGGCGCTCGGTCGACCTGGAGTCCGACCTCGCCGGCCTCGCCCTCGACCTGGCCGCCTCCGCGACCCAGGAGGAGGTCGCCCCGCACTTCGCGCTGGTCCGCCAGATCATCGCCGAGGCCGAGCACCTCCCGCCGGACGTCCTCGCCGAATGGCGCCGGATCGGCCCCGGGTCCGTCGGCCGCGCGCTGGCCGACCGCCTCGCCGACCTGTCCTCCCGCGGCCTCCTCGACGTCCCCGACCCGGCCCTCGCCGCCCGCCACTTCCTCCAGCTCACCAGCGCCGAGCTCACCCAGCGCAGCTTCTACGGCGTCTTCCCGGTCTCCGACGCGGAGGCCGAGACCGTGGTCGCCGCCGGCGTCCACGCCTTCCTCCGCGTCTACGCCCCGGCGAAGACCCGGGTCGAGACGGCTTAG
- a CDS encoding Tim44 domain-containing protein, with the protein MRTGRRILVLAAVTAALASPTAAYARGGSGSHGFSGGGHSGGGGHIGGGHIGGGGGYHVPGSGGIGFVGGHGGGGGLVTVLVVIAILVLIFVIRSRMRKAGQKGGLNTASDRTAHRSDAKARQRSAQVEARVDALSSTDASFDPEALRQRAVWLYTTAQRAWTARDHATLKGILSPVLYGKWAEELHDYESRGEVNVVEVVSRPEAQLVDVANRTGEVNDTVTFRITATLNDYVRRGNGARAARKDDSTRPVEYWTLRKNAAGEWIVSSIEQAAEGAHHLTAAIETDGWDQKAVAREAVLEVAGKTSAAGGSDVLSLTGISWSTDADAAAGDLSVLDGRFDRSVLEVAVEQFLEEWAMNDGSLDFTRVRTPNRTVMRDAAVESIEVRSLVSRDPIVFRVAARAEGAYYEVDRRTEQVLRGDAHKRRPVTFTFDLRLDGPSAKGWTVTAAAVE; encoded by the coding sequence GTGCGTACCGGTCGGCGAATACTCGTGCTCGCAGCTGTCACGGCTGCGCTGGCCAGCCCGACCGCAGCGTACGCCCGCGGTGGGAGCGGCAGTCACGGCTTCAGCGGGGGCGGTCACAGCGGCGGCGGCGGTCATATCGGCGGCGGCCACATCGGCGGCGGGGGCGGCTACCACGTGCCCGGATCCGGCGGCATCGGCTTCGTCGGCGGCCACGGAGGCGGCGGCGGCCTCGTCACCGTGCTGGTGGTCATCGCGATCCTCGTCCTGATCTTCGTGATCAGGTCCCGGATGCGGAAGGCGGGGCAGAAGGGCGGTCTGAACACCGCCTCGGACCGCACGGCCCACCGCTCGGACGCCAAGGCGCGCCAGCGCTCCGCCCAGGTGGAGGCCCGGGTCGACGCCCTCTCCAGCACGGACGCCAGCTTCGACCCCGAGGCGCTGCGGCAACGCGCGGTCTGGCTGTACACGACCGCCCAGCGGGCCTGGACCGCCCGCGACCACGCCACCCTGAAGGGGATCCTCTCCCCCGTCCTCTACGGCAAGTGGGCCGAGGAACTGCACGACTACGAGTCGCGCGGCGAGGTCAACGTCGTGGAGGTGGTCTCCAGGCCGGAGGCCCAGCTGGTCGACGTCGCCAACCGCACGGGCGAGGTGAACGACACCGTCACCTTCCGGATCACCGCCACCCTCAACGACTACGTCCGCCGGGGCAACGGCGCGCGCGCCGCCCGCAAGGACGACTCGACGCGCCCCGTCGAGTACTGGACGCTGCGCAAGAACGCGGCCGGCGAGTGGATCGTCTCCTCGATCGAGCAGGCCGCCGAGGGCGCCCACCACCTGACCGCCGCCATAGAGACGGACGGCTGGGACCAGAAGGCGGTCGCCCGGGAGGCCGTCCTCGAGGTGGCCGGCAAGACCTCGGCGGCGGGCGGCAGCGACGTCCTCTCCCTCACCGGCATCTCGTGGAGCACCGACGCCGACGCCGCCGCGGGAGACCTCAGCGTCCTCGACGGCCGGTTCGACCGGTCGGTCCTCGAGGTCGCCGTCGAGCAGTTCCTCGAGGAGTGGGCCATGAACGACGGCAGCCTCGACTTCACCCGCGTCCGCACCCCCAACCGGACCGTGATGCGCGACGCCGCCGTCGAGTCGATCGAGGTCCGCTCGCTGGTCTCGCGCGACCCGATCGTCTTCCGCGTGGCGGCCCGCGCGGAGGGCGCCTACTACGAGGTCGACCGCAGGACCGAACAGGTCCTCCGCGGCGACGCCCACAAGCGCCGCCCGGTCACCTTCACCTTCGACCTCCGCCTGGACGGCCCCTCGGCCAAGGGCTGGACGGTGACCGCCGCCGCGGTGGAGTAG
- a CDS encoding glycosyltransferase produces the protein MEEETIRRPTVLLLTADTGGGHRACAEALGRALEARRPGGCLPVLCRPLDGPSAPRALAAVAGWYGPVVRRAPWLWGAAFHLTDCALGVRLLRRVLRPPVERAVAAAIARHRPAAVVSLHPLTGWAAVAARDRLAPEAAVVTVVTDPAGAHRAWRDARVDRVALPRGLGVPVRPEFARGPAAPEERAALRARLGVPDSRFTVLLVGGGRTARRAAALRGRFDEEVAVLSAGGGLSAGEMADRMRAADVVAGKAGPGVIAEAACVGTPMLVTSRLPGQERRNPALVVSAGMGVRVRGRRGLVAAVERLRAAPGRLAEMRSAALAAAVPGAAAAAASAICDALPRPTTDPRPAPASAAAFDWAPAPRPAPASASAFDPAPAPRPAPASAVASDPAPAPTPAPASAVASDPAPAPTPAPASAVAFDPAPGSAPAPAPGFTSAPASASVPAPAPGSTSAPASASVPAPAPGSTPAPAPGAVPAPTPGAAPAPVSSPMPKKKTTTLIEAGSRG, from the coding sequence ATGGAAGAGGAGACGATCCGGCGGCCCACGGTGCTGCTGCTGACCGCGGACACCGGCGGCGGTCACCGGGCCTGCGCGGAGGCGCTCGGCCGGGCCCTGGAGGCACGCCGCCCGGGCGGGTGCCTCCCGGTCCTCTGCCGCCCGCTGGACGGGCCGTCGGCGCCGCGCGCGCTGGCCGCCGTCGCGGGGTGGTACGGGCCGGTGGTGCGCCGGGCCCCGTGGCTGTGGGGGGCCGCGTTCCATCTGACGGACTGCGCGCTCGGGGTGCGGCTGCTGCGCCGTGTGCTGCGGCCGCCGGTGGAGCGGGCTGTGGCCGCGGCGATCGCCCGGCACCGGCCGGCGGCCGTCGTCTCGCTGCATCCGCTGACCGGCTGGGCGGCGGTGGCCGCGCGGGACCGGCTGGCCCCGGAGGCCGCGGTGGTCACGGTGGTGACCGATCCGGCCGGGGCCCACCGGGCCTGGCGGGACGCGCGGGTGGACCGGGTGGCGCTGCCGCGGGGCCTCGGGGTGCCGGTGCGGCCGGAGTTCGCCCGGGGCCCGGCGGCGCCCGAGGAGCGGGCGGCGCTGCGGGCCCGGCTGGGGGTGCCGGACTCGCGGTTCACCGTGCTGCTGGTGGGCGGCGGCCGGACGGCACGTCGGGCGGCGGCCCTGCGCGGCCGGTTCGACGAGGAGGTGGCGGTGCTCTCGGCCGGGGGCGGACTGAGCGCGGGGGAGATGGCGGACCGGATGCGGGCGGCGGACGTCGTCGCGGGCAAGGCGGGACCGGGGGTAATCGCCGAGGCGGCCTGTGTCGGAACCCCGATGCTGGTGACCTCTCGTCTGCCGGGGCAGGAGCGGCGGAACCCGGCGCTGGTGGTCTCGGCCGGCATGGGCGTACGGGTCCGGGGGCGGCGCGGGCTGGTGGCGGCGGTGGAGCGGCTGCGGGCGGCGCCCGGGCGGCTCGCGGAGATGCGGTCGGCGGCGCTCGCGGCGGCGGTGCCGGGGGCCGCGGCGGCGGCCGCGTCCGCGATCTGCGACGCCCTGCCCCGCCCGACGACTGACCCGAGGCCCGCTCCGGCGTCCGCTGCGGCGTTCGATTGGGCGCCAGCCCCGAGGCCCGCTCCGGCGTCCGCCTCGGCGTTCGATCCGGCGCCAGCCCCGAGGCCCGCTCCGGCGTCCGCGGTGGCGTCCGATCCGGCGCCAGCACCGACGCCCGCTCCGGCGTCCGCGGTGGCGTCCGATCCGGCGCCAGCACCGACGCCCGCTCCGGCGTCCGCGGTGGCGTTCGATCCGGCGCCTGGCTCCGCGCCCGCCCCGGCGCCCGGCTTCACGTCCGCCCCGGCGTCCGCCTCCGTGCCCGCCCCGGCGCCTGGTTCCACGTCTGCCCCGGCGTCCGCCTCCGTGCCCGCCCCGGCGCCCGGTTCCACGCCCGCCCCGGCGCCCGGCGCCGTGCCCGCCCCGACGCCCGGCGCCGCGCCCGCCCCGGTGTCCAGCCCCATGCCGAAGAAGAAGACGACGACTCTGATCGAAGCGGGGAGCCGAGGATGA